Below is a window of Thermoproteota archaeon DNA.
ACGAAATTACTATTAGGATCTTTAAAGGAGCATCAACTAAAGCAGTTGCAGCAAACTACATTGAAGCTCTTGGAAGTAAGAGTCTCTCTTCTGGACAAGGCTCACAACAATCATACATCTCAATGGATAGAATTACTATGAAACCAGGAACCACAATAAAATGGGTTAATGATGACACAGTGCCTCACAGAATCACAAGCGGTGAGGGATTAGGAAGTAATGCCAGAAGTGCACAATCAAATGTAAAAATTTGTGATGAAAGTACAAAATTAAAGGAAGGTTCTAGCTACAAACAATCTGATTGTACATTTACACTTGATGGAAGAATCGACACTGGAGCAATTGCACCTGGAGAATCATTTAGTGTAACAATCACCGAATCAGGATTTTACCGATTTGCTGATCCTGATTATTTATGGATTAACGGTGTGATCTATGCCTTTGAAAACATTGGAACAAACGTTCTTGGAAGTACAAAATAAAACTAATTCTTCCATTGCCATTTGTAGTTCATGTACGAATCTAACTCTGTTTGATTAAACACCATTACAGAAAGATCTGAAAATTCCTTCCCTAGCAAATCCCTAACTGTTCCAACAAAAGACGTTTCTTTTTCTGTAGTTAATGCTTCGAATACATGTACCTTTATTTTTGACGTATCAAATCCATTTCTTTCCAAATACAATGAAATCTCAGATGGCATGAAATGTTTTTCAGGCATCTTGGGCCACGGTCTTGGAACTAGAATCACACTAAATCCATCAATCAATGCTTTTTGGAGTTCTAATTTTTTCTCCTCAATGGATGATGTTACATGCATGGTGATTACCTTGGATTTATCAAGAGGAACTTTTGCTTTTGAAGCTGCTACCTGAATGGAGCTGATACCTGGTACAATCTCAACATCACCAAATATCTCAATTAACCTATCTACCACTTCTGATTCTGAAAAATTTACATCACCTGTAAATGGCACAACTAAATTTTTTCCTCGTAAATTTATAGCAATTTTTTGATAAACATCTTCTTGATTATTCATTGTAATTTCATGAACTTCCTTATCTACCAACAAGTCAGTAATTGTTTGTAGAGTGTATTTGTATCCCGCAATAACATCAGAGTTTTGAATAATTTTTTTTGCTACATCAGTAACATACTCTGAGGATCCCGGTCCGACACCAAGTGCATACACAGTCATTTATCTCGTGAGTCTCTGTCCATCTTTAATATATTCCACAAATGGAGCCCAATCAACATGCATGTATTTTGTTGGCTCTTTAACAGGATATTTTACCCAGTCTTGTGCAACTGAATACTGAAACTTTTCCTTCTTTCCATTTTTTTGGTATTCTAAATTCAAAACACTTCCCCATTCCTTTTCTTCAAAATTTATTTTTGAAATATCATCAAAGGCCAACTCTACATTTTTTTCATTCTTCAAATCTTCAACCAAATCTTTTTCATCATATCCATCATGTATATTCATAATATTTTTTGATTTTAATACCATCACTCCTTGTCTTTTTACTATGGCATCCCACCATC
It encodes the following:
- the cbiE gene encoding precorrin-6y C5,15-methyltransferase (decarboxylating) subunit CbiE, whose protein sequence is MTVYALGVGPGSSEYVTDVAKKIIQNSDVIAGYKYTLQTITDLLVDKEVHEITMNNQEDVYQKIAINLRGKNLVVPFTGDVNFSESEVVDRLIEIFGDVEIVPGISSIQVAASKAKVPLDKSKVITMHVTSSIEEKKLELQKALIDGFSVILVPRPWPKMPEKHFMPSEISLYLERNGFDTSKIKVHVFEALTTEKETSFVGTVRDLLGKEFSDLSVMVFNQTELDSYMNYKWQWKN